The genomic window cttctgtcttattttctgctctctctctctctctctctctctaatgtAGTTTAAGCTTCTGTTATATCACAGAAGAAGGTTGttctgctctgacttcagctctgaaatcaaacccgtcacacctgagagagttGAACCTGAGCTGGAATGAACTaggagactctggagtgaaaaacctcagtgatctactgatgaacccacaattcaAGCTGGAGGAACTAGAGTTAGTATCATTATACTGTACAGCAGTTACAGTGTGATTGaagtttatttactttatttattctcGATTGGTCACATTTATTCATGATTCATTTAACTCACACATGAACTGAACATGGATTTGagtcattttctctttctgtcttcagtctgGATGGATGCAGTAGTACAGAGGAACAGTGTGtcatcctgacttcagctctgaaatcaaacccgtcacacctgagagagctgaacctgAGCTGGAATAAACTAGGAAACACAGGAGTGAAGCACCTATGTGACgtactgaaggattcacactgtaaactggagagacTGAGGTCAGTAACATTCACATACTAGAATCAAAATGCTGAAAATCACGTCAACAGTTTAAACTAAAACACTTTATACTCAATATCTCACAATGAGTCTGAGTTCacagtatatttgtgtaaaattCTTCATCTTAGTATTTTGTGATCTGGTGAAATAAAGATGATGTTCTTCCtctgttttatttgattatgaagATTATGTGACTACTGAATAAagagttttcttttcttctgtcttatttctctctctctctctatctgtctctctctctaatgTAGTTTAAGCTGGTGTTGTatgacagatgaaggttgttctgctctgacttcagctctgaaatcaaacccatcacacctgagagagctgaacctgAGCTGGAATAATCTaggagactctggagtgaaaaacctcagtgatctactgatgaacccacaattcaAGCTGGAGAAACTACAGTTAGTATCATTATACTGTACAGCAGTTACAGTGAGATTTAAGTTTATAAAGTTAAAGTTAAGAACTTTATTAATCCCACTAGGGGCAATTCTAGTAGGGTAGTAGCATCATGTAGCAGACACAAAATATCACCTAGACAGTAcagaaaataagtaaataaagaaGTAAAAACATAACCCAACATGCTTCatatataaaatcattaaaaaaaaataaaaaacactaattaaaactttaaattgcaaagatGAATAGCCTCTGGtacaaatataaatgtatatctATTAGATAAACATTTAATGCTTCTAAATCTTCTTCCAGAGGGCAGTGCTTCAAAGTAAACCCTCAAGGGATGAGAGTCATCTTCCGTGATACTCCGAGTTTTCTTTAGTATGTGTTGCTCATGGAATTCTGCTAGACAACACAAAGGCACACCAATAATTTTTAGCACGTCCTAACTAAGGTCTGCAAACAATTCCTGTTTTTAAGAGAAAGTGATGAGTACcaacataaaaaagaaaaactcagtataaaaagaaaaagttcTCAGTATGTTTATTTTTCGAATAATAAAGACAGATTGATTATATGACTATTTGTGCACACCCCTAATGTACTGATTGTGTACATGCATAGATTTGCCTTTTCAACAGAGAATAAAGAATAGAGACATCAAATAAATTGTTCAAATGAAAGAGGAGAAACAGTATCTTCTGCACACAGAACTAGTGTAACTGGGTTTCAGCAGAGACTATTGGAAACTAAATGCTGCTGAAGCTCTTCAATAAGATGATCATCATAGATGTGAACTATTGTTATTTCTCTCTCTTCAGTCTGAGtgaatgcagtattacagagaaacagtgtgtcatcctgacttcagctctgaaatcaaacccgtcacacctgagagagctgaacctgAGCTGGAATAAACTAGGAAACACAGGAGTAAAGCACCTATGTGACGTACTGAAGAATCCACACTGTAAACTGGAAAGATTGAGGTCAGTAACATTCACATACAAGAATCAAAATGCTGAAAATCACTTCAACAGTTTAAACTAAAACACTTTATACTCAATATCTCACAATGAGTCTGAGTTcacattatatttgtgtaaaatTCTTCAAATTAGTTTTCTGTGATCTGGTGAAATGAAGATGATGATCTCTCTTCCtatgttttatttgattatgaagATGGTGTGACTTTACAGAATAAagagttttcttttcttctgtcTTATTTTCTGTTCTCTCTCTAATGTAGTTTAAGCTTCTGTTATATCACAGAAGAAGGTTGTTGTGATGTGACTTTAGTTCTGAAATCAAACtcgtcacacctgagagagctgaacctgAGCGGGAATGAACTaggagactctggagtgaaaaacctcagtgatctactgatgaacccacaattcaAGCTGGAGAAACTACAGTTAGTATCATTATACTGTACAGCAGTTACAGTGTGATTGaagtttatttactttatttattccTGATTGGTCACATTTATTCATGATTCATTTATTCATGATTCATTTAACTCACACATGAACTGAACATGGATTTGagtcattttctctttctgtcttcagtctggatagatgcagtattacagagaaacagtgtgtcatcctgacttcagctctgaaatcaaacccgtcacacctgagagaTCTGAGCCTGAGCAGGAATAAACTAGGAAACACAGGAGTGAAGCACCTATGTTACgtactgaaggattcacactgtaaactggagagatTGAGGTCAGTAACATTCACATACTAGAATCAAAATGCTGAAAATCACTTTTATCTTATCTatcttcttctctctctctctctctctctctctctctctatctctctctcctAATGTAGTTTAAGCTTCTGTTATATCACAGAAGAAGGTTGttctgctctgacttcagctaTGAAATCAAACCCGTCACACCTTAGAGAGCTGAACCTGAGAGAGAATATAATAGGAAACACAGGAGTGAAGCGCTTATGTGATgtactgaaggattcacactgtaaactggagagatTGAGGTCAGTAACATTCACATACAAGAATCAAAATTAAACACTTTATACTCAATATCTCACAATGAGTCTGAGTTcacattatatttgtgtaaaatTCTTCACTTGTAAGATGATCTCTCTTCCTCTGTTTGTGTCTTTCTAGTCTACAGCGTTGTGGCATTACAGATGTTTCTTCTTTAACTCAGTCTTTGACTAACTCAAAAgcactgcagtttttaaaagatCTTGATCTGAGACACAATATGATAGGAGACTCAATGCAGCGGCTCCGTGACGTGCTACGAGACTCAAACTGTGTCCTCAGGTGTGGAAACATCACTGTGATGTTAAAGATCTTCATTTACCTCTGATATGCGAACAAACAGATAttcatgaaaataaattatcatTATGCTTTATTGCAACAAAGGGTTTGTGTGAGAACAAAATGTGaagttattaaaatgttcaacaCAAAGGAggaaagagaacaaaatcacactgtcacagctttattcaacaacaCCTGCTTTATTACCTGTGTCAGTAGAAGTGAATCATTTCAGTTTGAGAATAGACTTGTTCAGATTGTAGAAAACGCTGCACTCCTGCTAAAATCAGTTTAGCTTCAGCTCACAGCCGTCCAGCCTCACATGAGAAACGTCTCTGTCTCTAGTGTGTTTTTACTTtgacaagcaaacaaacaaacatatcaacgtgattcatgtttaaatgtattatattagaACACAAATATCTCTGCAAGATCATGTAAAGTCAGTACTTAATCTGATTACAGGAATTGGATGTAACTTCtcaaaaaacagtaatttaaATATAGTAAATAATTTGCACTTTGTTCAACTAAATACTGATTGTTTTCTCTTCTGTTCCTCCTTACAGAGTAGATGAAGATCAATTGCCAGTTGTCTCTAAACAAGTTCAATCTCCAAACATTCCTGATAGAGTTCAGTCGCAAAAAATGTCTCTAAAAGAGTTCAATCCCCAAATTCTGATGGATGCTTTATATCATAGTTTGAAATCTTCATGAGAGGATCAGAAATCATCAGGGGATCCACAGAAGAGTCTCACTACTGTGTCTATGaggaaaaataaatgtgtgattaaAAAGTCATGTGACAAAGTATCAGATGGACACATAAATGGAGGACAAGACTAACAGATATTATGATTGAACTAAATCTGTTAAACACTttttagaattaaatgaattacCTAGAATTGTAAGTAAAATCCCTGTAGAAGTGTTTTAAGTGTTTGGGAACAGATATGGATCTCAAACTGAAGTCTTCTGTATCAAGCAGTTGTTGAAGGTGGAGTTTTGAGGATTCATCAGAGAGAAAACAGAAACAATAACTTCATGTActgtaaaaagaaagaaacttcAGTTCACTGTTGTAAAACTATTATAAAACTTCATATTCTTACTGTTCATGCTCACTGGAGTAGCATTGTGGCTGTGGAATACCAATAATCCCTTGCTCTTTAATAATTTTGTGCTTGGTCAAAGCAAAGATCTTGACTGTAAATAACTGGTATTTTGAATTGACAGATCTTTGAGCTTCAATTGTTGTTTAATTAAAGATTTGGTTGTAAAGTTgtggtttgtgtgtttttttttttttttttttgtaaaattgttcATAATGCTGAACTATAATACAAATTTTCATTAAaccgatgatgatgatggactGTTGATCAAACTGAGTTTAACAGACTTCATGATCAAAGCAAACATTGTAAGTTCACtaattaaaacttaaaactaaaGGACAAGTTAAATGAAGCTGAACTCAAATGGAGTGTGATTAGTTGCCCTctgt from Megalobrama amblycephala isolate DHTTF-2021 linkage group LG17, ASM1881202v1, whole genome shotgun sequence includes these protein-coding regions:
- the LOC125250030 gene encoding ribonuclease inhibitor-like isoform X1, whose translation is MSLSEKHRVRSDSHVSSSVSMKSNQSKHEVPPNLSEKKTSSDKSLNRCSITDKQCAILTSAPKSNPSHLRKLNLSWNKLGDSGVKNLSDLLMNPQFKLEKLHLDRCSSTEKQCVILTSALKSNPSHVRELNLSWNKLGNTGVKHLCDVLKDSHCKLERLSLSFCNITEEGCSALTSALKSNPSHLRELNLSWNKLGDSGVKNLSDLLMNPQFKLEKLHLYRCSSTEKQCVILTSALKSNPSHLRELNLSRNKLGNTGVKHLCDVLKDSHCKLESLSLSFCYITEEGCSALTSALKSNPSHLRELNLSWNELGDSGVKNLSDLLMNPQFKLEELDLDGCSSTEEQCVILTSALKSNPSHLRELNLSWNKLGNTGVKHLCDVLKDSHCKLERLSLSWCCMTDEGCSALTSALKSNPSHLRELNLSWNNLGDSGVKNLSDLLMNPQFKLEKLHLSECSITEKQCVILTSALKSNPSHLRELNLSWNKLGNTGVKHLCDVLKNPHCKLERLSLSFCYITEEGCCDVTLVLKSNSSHLRELNLSGNELGDSGVKNLSDLLMNPQFKLEKLHLDRCSITEKQCVILTSALKSNPSHLRDLSLSRNKLGNTGVKHLCYVLKDSHCKLERLSLSFCYITEEGCSALTSAMKSNPSHLRELNLRENIIGNTGVKRLCDVLKDSHCKLERLSLQRCGITDVSSLTQSLTNSKALQFLKDLDLRHNMIGDSMQRLRDVLRDSNCVLRVDEDQLPVVSKQVQSPNIPDRVQSQKMSLKEFNPQILMDALYHSLKSS
- the LOC125250030 gene encoding ribonuclease inhibitor-like isoform X4; the encoded protein is MSLSEKHRVRSDSHVSSSVSMKSNQSKHEVPPNLSEKKTSSDKSLNRCSITDKQCAILTSAPKSNPSHLRKLNLSWNKLGDSGVKNLSDLLMNPQFKLEKLHLDRCSSTEKQCVILTSALKSNPSHVRELNLSWNKLGNTGVKHLCDVLKDSHCKLERLSLSFCNITEEGCSALTSALKSNPSHLRELNLSWNKLGDSGVKNLSDLLMNPQFKLEKLHLYRCSSTEKQCVILTSALKSNPSHLRELNLSRNKLGNTGVKHLCDVLKDSHCKLESLSLSFCYITEEGCSALTSALKSNPSHLRELNLSWNELGDSGVKNLSDLLMNPQFKLEELDLDGCSSTEEQCVILTSALKSNPSHLRELNLSWNKLGNTGVKHLCDVLKDSHCKLERLSLSWCCMTDEGCSALTSALKSNPSHLRELNLSWNNLGDSGVKNLSDLLMNPQFKLEKLHLDRCSITEKQCVILTSALKSNPSHLRDLSLSRNKLGNTGVKHLCYVLKDSHCKLERLSLSFCYITEEGCSALTSAMKSNPSHLRELNLRENIIGNTGVKRLCDVLKDSHCKLERLSLQRCGITDVSSLTQSLTNSKALQFLKDLDLRHNMIGDSMQRLRDVLRDSNCVLRVDEDQLPVVSKQVQSPNIPDRVQSQKMSLKEFNPQILMDALYHSLKSS
- the LOC125250030 gene encoding ribonuclease inhibitor-like isoform X2; translation: MSLSEKHRVRSDSHVSSSVSMKSNQSKHEVPPNLSEKKTSSDKSLNRCSITDKQCAILTSAPKSNPSHLRKLNLSWNKLGDSGVKNLSDLLMNPQFKLEKLHLDRCSSTEKQCVILTSALKSNPSHVRELNLSWNKLGNTGVKHLCDVLKDSHCKLERLSLSFCNITEEGCSALTSALKSNPSHLRELNLSWNKLGDSGVKNLSDLLMNPQFKLEKLHLYRCSSTEKQCVILTSALKSNPSHLRELNLSRNKLGNTGVKHLCDVLKDSHCKLESLSLSFCYITEEGCSALTSALKSNPSHLRELNLSWNELGDSGVKNLSDLLMNPQFKLEELDLDGCSSTEEQCVILTSALKSNPSHLRELNLSWNKLGNTGVKHLCDVLKDSHCKLERLSLSWCCMTDEGCSALTSALKSNPSHLRELNLSWNNLGDSGVKNLSDLLMNPQFKLEKLHLSECSITEKQCVILTSALKSNPSHLRELNLSWNKLGNTGVKHLCDVLKNPHCKLERLSLSFCYITEEGCCDVTLVLKSNSSHLRELNLSGNELGDSGVKNLSDLLMNPQFKLEKLQCSITEKQCVILTSALKSNPSHLRDLSLSRNKLGNTGVKHLCYVLKDSHCKLERLSLSFCYITEEGCSALTSAMKSNPSHLRELNLRENIIGNTGVKRLCDVLKDSHCKLERLSLQRCGITDVSSLTQSLTNSKALQFLKDLDLRHNMIGDSMQRLRDVLRDSNCVLRVDEDQLPVVSKQVQSPNIPDRVQSQKMSLKEFNPQILMDALYHSLKSS
- the LOC125250030 gene encoding ribonuclease inhibitor-like isoform X3; this translates as MSLSEKHRVRSDSHVSSSVSMKSNQSKHEVPPNLSEKKTSSDKSLNRCSITDKQCAILTSAPKSNPSHLRKLNLSWNKLGDSGVKNLSDLLMNPQFKLEKLHLDRCSSTEKQCVILTSALKSNPSHVRELNLSWNKLGNTGVKHLCDVLKDSHCKLERLSLSFCNITEEGCSALTSALKSNPSHLRELNLSWNKLGDSGVKNLSDLLMNPQFKLEKLHLYRCSSTEKQCVILTSALKSNPSHLRELNLSRNKLGNTGVKHLCDVLKDSHCKLESLSLSFCYITEEGCSALTSALKSNPSHLRELNLSWNELGDSGVKNLSDLLMNPQFKLEELDLDGCSSTEEQCVILTSALKSNPSHLRELNLSWNKLGNTGVKHLCDVLKDSHCKLERLSLSWCCMTDEGCSALTSALKSNPSHLRELNLSWNNLGDSGVKNLSDLLMNPQFKLEKLHLSECSITEKQCVILTSALKSNPSHLRELNLSWNKLGNTGVKHLCDVLKNPHCKLERLSLSFCYITEEGCCDVTLVLKSNSSHLRELNLSGNELGDSGVKNLSDLLMNPQFKLEKLHLQRCGITDVSSLTQSLTNSKALQFLKDLDLRHNMIGDSMQRLRDVLRDSNCVLRVDEDQLPVVSKQVQSPNIPDRVQSQKMSLKEFNPQILMDALYHSLKSS